In Syntrophobacterales bacterium, the following are encoded in one genomic region:
- a CDS encoding diguanylate cyclase, translating into MAFPKMALSALDFIFNEIPDIVIVEIVSGDEATVPRLSSVKEDPLFSQIPVIAVFREEPLAEAWESILVEDYLRKDDLGRDLLLRVNLAVTRYNRVVEVNPLTRLPGNISINRQIQRRLDKGEGFAFAYADLSEFKPFNDRYGFSRGDEVLKITGRIILNIVKSKQPTGSFVGHIGGDDFVFIMEKSLIQDACRDVIKAFDHIIPTFYDSQDRENNGIDSVDRRGVLMSFPFISLAIGVTDTAGRSLTHFGQVTGAASEMKNLAKKKRDSSFSVDKRIIQPR; encoded by the coding sequence GTGGCTTTCCCAAAAATGGCGCTTTCCGCACTTGATTTCATCTTCAATGAGATCCCCGACATAGTGATCGTGGAGATCGTCAGCGGGGACGAAGCGACGGTGCCGAGGCTAAGCAGCGTGAAGGAAGATCCACTGTTCAGCCAGATACCGGTTATTGCCGTCTTCAGGGAGGAACCCCTTGCCGAGGCGTGGGAAAGTATCCTCGTTGAGGATTATCTAAGGAAGGATGATCTCGGGCGGGATCTGCTCTTGCGGGTCAATTTGGCAGTGACCCGCTACAACCGCGTTGTTGAAGTCAATCCATTGACCCGGCTTCCGGGGAATATCTCCATCAACCGACAAATACAAAGGCGTTTGGACAAAGGAGAAGGCTTTGCCTTTGCGTACGCTGATCTTTCAGAATTCAAGCCGTTCAACGACAGATACGGCTTCTCCCGCGGCGACGAGGTGCTTAAAATAACCGGTCGCATCATTCTCAATATCGTCAAAAGCAAACAGCCGACGGGAAGTTTTGTGGGACATATCGGCGGGGATGATTTTGTTTTTATTATGGAAAAAAGTCTTATCCAGGATGCTTGCCGCGATGTAATCAAAGCCTTCGATCATATAATCCCCACCTTTTATGACTCCCAGGACAGGGAAAATAACGGCATCGACTCAGTGGATCGTCGGGGCGTCTTGATGTCTTTTCCGTTCATCAGCCTTGCTATCGGCGTTACCGATACGGCAGGACGGAGCCTTACTCACTTCGGACAGGTGACAGGCGCCGCTTCCGAGATGAAGAATCTGGCGAAGAAAAAGCGGGACAGCTCCTTTAGCGTCGATAAACGCATCATCCAACCGCGTTGA
- a CDS encoding DUF128 domain-containing protein, with product MEDKKKRKEILILNVMKNAKDPLSSSRVAEELAALGHEISERTVRLYLQKMVAEGLTDSNGKKGHAITVRGMEELQSFRIIERVGFLSSKIDQLTYRMDFNLNTAAGSVLINVTVVEPGLLAKNIPMISKVYENGYAMGQLLAFLGPGESCGYIKIPEGMIGIGTVCSITLNGVMLKHGIPVTSRFGGLLEMVDKKPARFVEIIMYDGTSIDPLEIFIRSGMTNYLDVVRTGNGRIGASFREFPAGSLEAVEQLTEKLGRIGLGGLVKIGKPGQAVLDIPVAEGRIGAIIIGGLNPVSILEETGVRAYSRAMAGLIDFNRLFRYEEMESRIRDYLK from the coding sequence ATGGAAGACAAGAAAAAAAGAAAAGAAATTCTAATCTTGAATGTTATGAAAAACGCGAAAGACCCGCTCAGCAGTTCTCGGGTTGCCGAGGAGCTGGCAGCTCTCGGCCATGAGATCAGCGAAAGGACGGTGCGTCTCTATTTGCAGAAGATGGTTGCCGAAGGCTTGACCGACAGTAACGGCAAAAAGGGGCACGCCATCACCGTTCGCGGTATGGAAGAACTCCAATCCTTTCGGATTATCGAGCGTGTCGGATTTTTATCCTCCAAGATCGACCAATTGACGTACCGGATGGATTTCAATCTGAACACTGCCGCCGGCTCCGTTCTGATCAATGTGACCGTGGTGGAACCAGGCCTGCTGGCCAAGAATATACCCATGATCTCAAAAGTTTACGAAAACGGTTATGCCATGGGGCAGCTTCTGGCGTTTTTGGGCCCCGGCGAAAGCTGTGGATACATCAAGATTCCCGAAGGAATGATCGGGATAGGGACCGTCTGTTCCATTACCCTCAATGGAGTTATGCTGAAGCACGGCATTCCGGTTACATCGCGATTCGGCGGGCTCCTGGAAATGGTGGACAAAAAGCCGGCCCGCTTTGTTGAAATCATCATGTATGATGGAACAAGCATCGATCCTCTGGAGATTTTCATCAGAAGCGGCATGACAAATTACCTTGATGTTGTGCGGACGGGGAACGGCAGGATTGGGGCCAGCTTCCGGGAGTTCCCCGCGGGAAGCCTCGAAGCGGTGGAGCAGCTTACGGAGAAGCTGGGAAGGATCGGGCTCGGGGGGCTGGTAAAAATTGGCAAGCCCGGTCAAGCTGTTCTTGACATTCCCGTAGCGGAGGGCCGCATCGGGGCAATCATTATCGGGGGGCTGAATCCCGTGTCTATTCTCGAAGAAACCGGGGTTCGCGCCTATTCAAGGGCGATGGCGGGCCTTATCGATTTCAACAGGCTCTTCCGATACGAAGAGATGGAAAGCCGCATCAGGGATTACCTAAAATAA